One window of Athalia rosae chromosome 2, iyAthRosa1.1, whole genome shotgun sequence genomic DNA carries:
- the LOC105683040 gene encoding serine/threonine-protein kinase RIO2: MGKLNVTMLRYLTREDFRVLTAIEMGMKNHELVPASLAAQIANLRHGGVHKLLKELCKHRLLSYERGKHYDGYRLTNSGYDYLALKVLASRGIVSSFGNQIGVGKESNIYVVGDDERNTLCLKLHRLGRTCFRNIKDKRDYHQHRKSMSWLYLSRISATREFAYMKALHDRGFPVPKPIDFNRHCVIMDLIDGRPLCAVHEVDDVEALYQDLMDLIYQLANHGVIHADFNEFNIMITNEGKPIIIDFPQMVSTEHPNAEMMFDRDVNCIRDFFKRRFAYESEFFPTFKDISREDCIDIEVKASGVTKKMEKDLLLEMGIDNDDDSSESEQDDVEENLENEIEKLRIDVEKVFDADFSTDPASTLEKALTKSPGQGTHQKSLEPQNEVICKDNAINKIIKPIEKLNEIKTDAASDDESMYSRAFSKAPSIRSVSTATTIAPEVIKQRVKFSLEKRAKKSLPRKLLAKGEASAATRVRRENRDNIKQSSGAGLWGCE, translated from the exons ATGGGGAAGTTGAATGTAACCATGTTGCGGTATTTAACTCGTGAAGATTTTCGTGTATTAACAGCG ATTGAAATGGGAATGAAAAACCATGAACTGGTTCCAGCATCATTGGCCGCACAGATTGCAAATCTTCGTCACGGAGGAGTACATAAATTACTGAAAGAACTGTGCAAGCATCGTCTGCTTAGCTATGAACGTGGAAAGCATT ATGACGGATATCGCCTGACTAACTCAGGGTACGATTACCTTGCACTCAAGGTTCTGGCTTCCCGTGGCATCGTTTCATCTTTCGGAAACCAAATTGGCGTGGGAAAGGAATCTAATATTTACGTTGTAGGAGATGATGAAAGAAATACTCTATGCTTGAAGCTACATCGGCTAGGACGAACTTGCTTCAGAAACATAAAAGACAAAAGAGATTATCACCAACACAGAAAATCAATGTCTTGGCTCTACTTGTCCCGTATATCAGCCACCAGAGAATTTGCTTACATGAAAGCACTACACGATCGTGGATTTCCAGTGCCTAAGCCCATCGATTTTAATAGACATTGCGTCATTATGGATCTCATTGATGGAAGACCCTT ATGCGCAGTACATGAGGTGGACGATGTTGAGGCACTTTACCAAGATTTAATGGACTTGATCTACCAATTGGCTAATCATGGTGTCATTCACGCGGATTTCAATGAATTCAATATCATGATAACTAACGAGGGAAAACCAATCATCATTGATTTTCCTCAAATGGTCTCAACCGAACATCCAAATGCTGAAATGATGTTTGATAGGGATGTAAACTGCATAAGAGACTTCTTCAAAAGACGTTTTGCCTATGAGagcgaatttttcccaaccTTCAAGGATATATC GCGCGAAGATTGCATAGACATAGAAGTCAAAGCCAGTGGAGTAacgaaaaagatggaaaaggACCTGCTCCTGGAAATGGGAATagacaatgatgatgattcATCGGAATCTGAGCAGGATgatgttgaagaaaatttggaaaatgaaatcgagAAGCTTAGAATCGACGTTGAAAAAGTCTTTGATGCAGATTTCAGCACAGATCCTGCATCCACTCTTGAAAAAGCATTAACGAAGTCCCCGGGCCAAGGCACCCATCAAAAAAGCCTAGAACCTCAAAATGAAGTTATCTGTAAAGACAACGCCATCAACAAGATCATTAAGcccattgaaaaattaaacgaaattaAGACCGACGCTGCTTCCGATGACGAATCGATGTACAGCCGAGCATTTAGCAAAGCACCGAGCATAAGAAGTGTGTCAACAGCGACCACGATTGCTCCGGAAGTGATAAAGCAACGTGTCAAATTCTCCCTAGAGAAAAGGGCAAAGAAAAGTCTGCCCAGGAAATTATTAGCTAAAGGGGAGGCTAGCGCTGCTACCAGAGTTCGTAGAGAAAATCGTGACAATATCAAACAATCTTCTGGAGCTGGTTTATGGGGCTGCGAATAA
- the LOC105683120 gene encoding arf-GAP with dual PH domain-containing protein 1-like, with product MADSNEKLLAELLKKSGNNVCADCGAKYPEWASYNIGIFVCTRCAGVHRSMGAHISKVKHLKLDRWEDSQVTRVREVGNTAARLQYEERVPSCYRRPNQDAPQVLVEQWIRAKYEREEFCHPERQNHYVAGFMEGFLMKRGKEDSKYHPRKFVLSEADDTLKYHVKENKEPKAVLRISELNVAFAPAKTGIQNSLQISFMKDGTTRHIYVYHEEPEVITNWYLAIRCAKLHRLQIAYPGTSESELLSQLTRDFAREGYLWKTGPRQSDAYKKRWFTLDGRKLMYHDDPMDAHPKGEIFLGHATDGFAVKQGVPAGAKDQGFSFTLETPDRSFLLSAQSDDDRSQWMSVIQRVIDKPLTPQDAAIAARLVRKRTTSGTMNIFSSVR from the exons ATGGCTGACTCTAACGAAAAGTTGCTGGCCGAGCTCCTGAAAAAGTCTGGAAATAACGTGTGCGCCGATTGCGGAGCAAAGT ACCCAGAATGGGCGTCATACAATATTGGAATATTTGTCTGCACAAGATGTGCAGGTGTTCACCGGTCTATGGGAGCACATATATCGAAagtaaaacatttgaaattgGATAGATGGGAAGATTCTCAAGTAACTCGTGTCAGAGAAGTTGGAAACACCGCTGCACGTCTTCAGTATGAAGAACGGGTGCCTTCTTGTTATCGAAGACCTAATCAGGATGCTCCTCA AGTTTTAGTTGAACAATGGATCAGAGCAAAATATGAGCGAGAAGAGTTTTGCCATCCAGAACGACAAAATCACTATGTTGCTGGTTTCATGGAAGGATTCCTGATGAAACGAGGGAAAGAAGATTCTAAATATCATCCTCGGAAATTTGTTCTTTCCGAAGCTGACGATACGCTAAAATATCATGTGAAAGAGAACAAG GAGCCCAAAGCAGTTTTGAGGATATCGGAACTAAACGTGGCTTTTGCACCGGCAAAGACTGGAATTCAAAACAGCCTCCAAATATCATTCATGAAGGATGGAACAACTAGACATATTTACGTTTATCATGAAGAACCGGAAGTCATCACAAACTGGTACTTAGCTATCAGATGTGCAAAGCTCCACCGCCTTCAAATCGCATACCCAGGAACATCTGAATCTGAGCTCCTGAGTCAGCTAACAAGAGATTTCGCTCGAGAGGGTTATTTATGGAAGACTGGGCCACGGCAGTCGGAtgcttataaaaaaagatggtTCACATTGGACGGTCGAAAACTAATGTACCACGATGATCCAATG GATGCGCATCCaaagggtgaaattttcttgGGACATGCAACAGATGGTTTTGCTGTGAAGCAGGGTGTGCCAGCGGGTGCGAAAGACCAGGGCTTTTCCTTCACACTTGAAACTCCAGACAGAAGTTTTTTACTTTCCGCGCAAAGCGATGATGACAGATCACAGTGGATGAGCGTAATTCAGCGGGTGATCGACAAACCATTGACGCCGCAAGACGCAGCAA tAGCAGCGCGGTTAGTGAGAAAACGCACAACTAGTGGTacgatgaatatattttcatcagtGAGGTAG
- the LOC105683042 gene encoding WW domain-binding protein 11-like, giving the protein MGRRSINTTKSGKYMNPTDQARKEARKKELKKNKKQRQLVRAAVLKGKDPAQIIEEMEKIDQMEYNVMQPPPLNEKVLKDKRKKLKETLDRVLKMYAKDDQEKWTELKEQLIQYERRRIDLVTYFDAVRHAQQVQVDEIPLPSAGGEVARIYPGALTSQIPLPEMPQPPSHLYSTHSSFIPHHPLMNIPVPQSILKKTSAYTSATSATNLLPINKEPPGVPPFPPPDLSSDEDEPTETAKELSLKSRTIRFADDKDDKKESSELKEKEKEKGREIEKEKESSKVKPTTLQQKMLAMAGQDIDQFMREMEVVHKKRETERAQDLNARLTLLDADANAKANSNGKSEQDEGLEPPGLMGHPPPHNPHHPQHPHQHSLPPLGLPPPPLLYRPPPPPMHALRMPPPPPPRIGLRLPPGPPPGMPRLLRPGPPGIPRMPPPQMQIPNLGNLANMANSQIQNQSTGGSQPKTPNVLSAAPQLINRKDKDGKSSSTIEAKPQIRNLAADVTRFLPTSLRVKRDDKKKPSSIPKMPDRFIEAQPQRLVQPKTKDDAYMQFMQEMEGLL; this is encoded by the exons ATGGGTCGACGGTCAATAAATACCACTAAAAGTGGAAAATATATGAATCCTACGGATCAAGCCC GTAAGGAAGCACGTAAGAAAGAgctgaagaaaaacaagaagcaACGTCAACTCGTACGCGCTGCTGTCCTTAAAGGAAAAGATCCAGCACAGATTATcgaggagatggaaaaaatcgatcaaatgG AGTACAATGTTATGCAGCCTCCACCATTGAATGAGAAAGTtttgaaagataaaagaaaaaagcttaAAGAAACCCTGGATCGTGTCTTAAAAATGTAT gCCAAGGATGATCAAGAAAAATGGACGGAATTAAAGGAACAATTAATACAATATGAACGACGAAGGATAGATTTAGTCACATATTTTGACGCAGTCCGACACGCACAGCAAGTTCAAGTGGATGAGATTCCACTGCCTTCTGCTGGTGGTGAAGTGGCAAGAATATACCCAg GGGCTTTGACTTCCCAAATACCGCTACCAGAGATGCCGCAACCACCTTCTCACCTTTACTCAACCCACTCTTCATTCATACCTCATCATCCATTGATGAATATTCCTGTACCACAGAGTATATTGAAGAAAACCAGTGCTTATACATCTGCTACATCCGCTACGAATCTGCTACCAATCAATAAGGAACCTCCGGGAGTCCCACCGTTTCCGCCACCAGATCTATCTAGTGATGAAGATGAGCCAACTGAAACG GCCAAAGAGTTGAGCCTCAAATCCAGAACAATTCGTTTTGCTGATGATAaggatgataaaaaagaatcatcagaactcaaagagaaagaaaaagagaaaggaagagagattgaaaaggaaaaagaatcttccaAGGTAAAACCTACGACTCTGCAGCAAAAAATGTTAGCAATGGCTGGACAGGATATTGATCAGTTTATGCGTGAAATGGAAGTCGTGCACaagaaaagagaaactgaACGAGCACAAGACTTGAATGCTCGATTAACATTGCTCGATGCTGATGCGAACGCCAAAGCTAACTCCAACGGAAAGTCTGAACAGGATGAAGGTCTAGAGCCTCCTGGATTGATGGGTCATCCTCCGCCACACAATCCTCATCATCCGCAACATCCACACCAACACTCTTTACCGCCTCTTGGTCTTCCCCCACCTCCACTTCTGTATcgtccaccaccaccacccatGCATGCTCTTCGAATGCCACCGCCTCCTCCACCTCGCATTGGACTCAGGCTACCACCAG GTCCGCCACCCGGTATGCCTCGTCTTCTCCGACCAGGACCACCTGGCATTCCGCGAATGCCACCACCGCAAATGCAGATTCCGAATCTGGGCAACTTAGCAAATATGGCAAATTCTCAAATCCAGAATCAGTCTACTGGAGGATCTCAGCCAAAAACACCAAACGTGCTGTCGGCAGCTCCACAGCTCATTAACAGAAAGGATAAGGACGGCAAGAGCTCAAGTACAATCGAAGCTAAACCACAAATCAGAAATTTGGCCGCTGACGTCACCCGTTTTCTACCGACGTCTCTTAGAGTTAAAAGAGATGATAAGAAAAAGCCTAGTTCTATACCTAAAATGCCTGACAGATTCATCGAAGCTCAGCCTCAGAGGCTCGTTCAACCAAAGACTAAGGATGACGCCTACATGCAGTTCATGCAAGAAATGGAAGGCTTGCTTTGA